The proteins below are encoded in one region of Coffea arabica cultivar ET-39 chromosome 4c, Coffea Arabica ET-39 HiFi, whole genome shotgun sequence:
- the LOC113739699 gene encoding uncharacterized protein isoform X2, with amino-acid sequence MASGSQKIVSFLGLDEVGLELAASLLRSGYDVRAFETFSPLMDEFCKLGGKRCGNTTEMSKGLSALVILTCHSDHINEKILEQKGILKGGHHTDSIVDMFVSRAVSDDLNGKVMIISSGSSETTHRAQPILSAMCEKLYIFEGELGGGSKTKMVIELLEGAHFVASIEAISLGAQAGIHPWILYDIISNAAGNSWVFKNYLPQLLRGNQTKHHFLNALIQNVGTVLDMSKSLVFPLPLLTVAYQQLIAGSLHGRKDDEDATLLKVWENVLGVNITDAANSKSYNPEELAHQISAKSENVKRIGFIGLGAMGFGMATHLLKSDFSVTGYDVYKPTLSRFADAGGLIGSSPAEVSQDVDVLVIMVTNEAQAESVLYGDSGAVPALPSGASLILMSTVSPAFVKQLERRLQNEGKNLKLVDAPVSGGVKRASEGTLTIMASGTDEALKHSGSILSVLSEKLYIINGGCGSGSAVKMVNQLLAGVHIASAAEAMAFGAQLGLNTRLLFDVIRNSRGTSWMFENRTPHMLENDYTPLSALNIFVKDLGIVSHECSSRRIPLHIANVAHQLFLAGSAAGWGRLDDAAVVKVYEMLTGIKVEGKIPVLSKESILQSLPSEWPVDPIDDIHKLIEKSSKILVVLDDDPTGTQTVHDIEVLTEWNVEALIQQFKNRPKCFFILTNSRSLSSEKASKLVADICTNLYTASQSVNSTDYTIVLRGDSTLRGHFPEEVDAAVSILGEMDAWIICPFFLEGGRYTINDIHYVADSDRLIPAGETEFARDAAFGYKSSNLREWVEEKTGGRIPARSVASISIQLLRKGGPDAVCEHLCNLEKGSTCIVNAASDRDMAVFAAGMIQAEVKGKRFLCRTAASFVSARLGIIRKAPVLPNDLGINGERSGGLIVVGSYVPKTTKQVEELKSQCGHFLKSIEISVEKVAMRSTKERQDEITRTVEIADIYLRSCKDTLILTSRKLITGKTPSESLEINSKVSSALVEIVQRITTRPRYVLAKGGITSSDLATKALGARCAKIAGQALPGVPLWQLGPESKHPEVPYIVFPGNVGDSNALAEVVKQWASVRISSTKELLHNAERGGYAIGAFNVYNLEGVQAVVAAAEDEGSPAILQIHPSALKQGGTPLVACCISAAEQATVPITVHFDHGSSKQELLGVLELGFHSVMVDGSDLPFKENISYTKSIAEVAHTKNMVVEAELGRLSGTEDDLTVEDYEARLTDVTQANEFIDTTGIDALAVCIGNVHGKYPESGPNLRLDLLKDLYGLCSKKGVYVVLHGASGLPKELIEECIKLGVRKFNVNTEVRKAYMDSLNSSKKDLIQVMTSAKEAMKAVVAEKMRLFGSAGKAW; translated from the exons ATGGCTTCTGGAAGTCAAAAGATTGTGAGCTTTCTGGGATTGGATGAAGTCGGTTTGGAATTGGCCGCTTCCCTTCTCCGTTCTGGCTACGATGTCCGAGCTTTTGAG ACATTCAGTCCTTTGATGGATGAGTTTTGCAAGCTAGGGGGTAAAAGATGTGGAAACACTACAGAGATGAGCAAAG GTCTATCTGCTTTGGTCATTTTGACATGTCATAGTGACCACATAAATGAAAAAATTCTAGAGCAGAAGGGAATTTTAAAAG GTGGTCATCATACTGACTCCATTGTGGACATGTTTGTCTCTAGAGCTGTATCTGATGATCTGAATGGAAAAGTGATG ATAATATCCTCTGGAAGCTCGGAGACCACACATAGGGCACAGCCTATCCTCTCTG CTATGTGCGAAAAACTTTACATATTTGAGGGAGAGCTGGGAGGTGGAAG TAAAACAAAGATGGTGATTGAACTTCTTGAAGGAGCTCATTTTGTTGCTTCCATTGAAGCAATCTCTCTTGGTGCACAAGCTGGGATTCATCCATGGATACTTTATGATATCATATCAAATGCAGCTGGAAATTCGTG GGTTTTCAAAAACTATCTTCCCCAGTTGTTGAGGGGTAACCAGACCAAACATCATTTCCTCAATGCCTTGATTCAAAATGTG GGAACTGTTTTAGACATGTCAAAATCGCTTGTCTTCCCTCTTCCCCTGTTGACCGTTGCGTATCAGCAACTCATAGCAG GATCTTTGCATGGAAGAAAAGACGATGAAGATGCTACGTTGCTCAAG GTGTGGGAGAATGTACTTGGAGTAAATATTACTGATGCTGCTAATTCAAAAAGTTACAACCCCGAGGAACTTGCCCATCAAATTTCTGCCAAATCAGAAAATGTGAAGCGGATTGGTTTTATTGGTCTTGGAGCTATGGGGTTTGGCATGGCAACTCACCTGCTGAAGTCAGATTTCTCTGTTACTGGCTATGAT GTGTATAAACCAACACTATCTCGGTTTGCAGATGCAGGTGGCTTGATTGGAAGCTCTCCAGCAGAAGTATCACAAG ATGTGGATGTACTTGTAATAATGGTTACAAATGAGGCTCAAGCTGAAAGTGTTCTCTATGGCGACAGTGGAGCTGTGCCAG CTCTTCCATCTGGTGCCTCTCTTATCCTCATGTCAACTGTTTCTCCTGCATTTGTCAAGCAGCTTGAGCGACGCTTGCAGA atgaaggtaaaaatttgaaattggtGGATGCTCCTGTCTCTGGTGGGGTAAAGCGTGCCTCTGAAGGAACACTTACA ATTATGGCATCAGGAACAGATGAAGCTCTGAAGCATTCTGGTTCAATTCTTTCAG TCCTCAGTGAGAAGCTTTATATCATTAACGGAGGTTGTGGGTCTGGAAG TGCTGTAAAGATGGTAAATCAACTACTTGCTGGAGTTCATATTGCGTCAGCAGCTGAGGCAATGGCATTTGGCGCTCAGCTGGGTCTTAATACAAGATTGTTGTTTGATGTCATCAGAAATAGCAGGGGGACATCTTG GATGTTTGAGAATCGTACTCCTCACATGTTGGAAAATGACTATACACCGTTGTCTGCACTGAATATCTTTGTGAAGGATCTG GGCATTGTTTCTCATGAATGCTCATCCAGGCGGATTCCACTTCATATTGCAAATGTTGCACATCAGTTATTCTTGGCAG GTTCAGCTGCAGGATGGGGTCGATTGGATGATGCTGCTGTAGTGAAG GTTTATGAGATGCTTACTGGAATTAAGGTTGAGGGGAAAATTCCAGTTCTCAGTAAAGAATCCATCCTGCAATCTCTTCCATCTGAGTGGCCTGTGGATCCCATTGACGATATACATAAGCTAATTGAAAAGAGTTCAAAGATTTTAGTTGTCCTCGATGATGATCCAACTGGAACTCAAACTGTACATGATATTGAGGTATTGACAGAATG GAATGTTGAAGCACTCATTCAGCAATTCAAAAATAGGCCCAAATGTTTTTTCATTCTGACCAATTCCAGGTCACTGAGTTCTGAGAAG GCTAGTAAATTGGTAGCAGATATATGTACAAATCTATATACTGCATCTCAGTCAGTCAATAGCACGGACTATACAATTGTTCTGAGGGGTGATTCAACACTACGTGGTCATTTTCCAGAG GAAGTAGATGCAGCTGTTTCTATActgggagaaatggatgcatgGATAATCTGCCCATTTTTCCTAGAAGGAGGCCGTTACACTATTAATGATATACACTATGTTGCAGACTCTGATAG GCTTATCCCTGCTGGGGAAACCGAATTTGCTAGAGATGCTGCTTTTGGCTATAAATCTTCTAACCTCCGCGAG TGGGTGGAGGAGAAAACTGGTGGAAGAATACCTGCTAGAAGTGTGGCTTCTATATCCATTCAACTGCTAAGAAAAGGTGGACCAGATGCTGTTTGTGAACATCTATGCAATTTGGAGAAG GGTTCGACATGTATAGTTAATGCAGCTAGTGACAGAGATATGGCTGTGTTTGCTGCTGGAATGATTCAG GCTGAGGTGAAGGGAAAAAGGTTCTTATGCCGTACTGCTGCCAGTTTTGTTTCTGCAAGGCTTGGAATTATCAGAAAAGCTCCAGTTTTACCCAATGATCTTGGTATTAATGGAGAGAGGAGTGGTGGGCTTATCGTTGTTGGTTCCTACGTTCCAAAGACAACAAAGCAG GTTGAAGAACTTAAATCTCAATGTGGACATTTCTTAAAGAGTATTGAG ATCTCTGTGGAAAAAGTAGCCATGCGGTCAACAAAAGAGAGGCAGGATGAAATCACCCGAACAGTTGAGATAGCAGATATTTACCTTAGGAGTTGTAAAGACACTCTCATATTGACTAGCCGAAAACTTATAACAGGCAAAA CTCCTTCTGAAAGTTTAGAGATAAATTCCAAGGTGAGCTCTGCTCTGGTGGAAATAGTTCAGCGGATAACTACAAGACCCCGTTATGTTCTTGCGAAG GGTGGTATAACCTCTTCAGACCTTGCTACAAAAGCTCTTGGAGCAAGATGTGCCAAAATAGCTGGTCAGGCTTTACCTGGTGTTCCCTTGTGGCAGCTAGGTCCTGAAAGCAAACACCCTGAAGTACCGTATATTGTATTTCCAG GAAATGTCGGTGACAGTAATGCTTTAGCTGAAGTAGTAAAACAGTGGGCTAGTGTCAGAATCTCATCAACTAAGGAACTTCTCCAT AATGCAGAAAGAGGTGGATACGCCATTGGAGCTTTCAACGTGTATAATTTAGAAGGAGTTCAGGCAGTTGTTGCTGCAGCAGAGGATGAAGGAAGTCCTGCCATTTTACAG ATCCATCCTAGTGCTTTAAAACAAGGAGGAACCCCTTTGGTTGCCTGTTGTATCTCTGCTGCAGAACAAGCAACA GTCCCTATTACTGTTCACTTTGATCATGGAAGCTCAAAACAAGAGTTGTTGGGAGTTCTTGAGTTG GGATTTCATTCGGTCATGGTGGATGGTTCTGACCTTCCTTTCAAGGAGAATATATCATACACAAAATCCATTGCAGAAGTGGCGCACACCAAAAATATGGTGGTAGAAGCTGAATTGGGAAGATTGTCAGGAACTGAAGATGATCTGACTGTTGAAGATTATGAGGCTCGGCTAACTGATGTTACCCAG GCAAACGAGTTCATTGACACAACGGGTATAGACGCTTTGGCTGTGTGCATTGGGAATGTTCATGGAAAGTACCCTGAAAGTGGCCCAAATCTTAGACTTGATTTGCTCAAG GATCTTTATGGTCTGTGTTCAAAGAAAGGAGTTTATGTTGTTCTCCATGGAGCTTCTGGATTGCCGAAGGAGCTCATCGAG GAATGTATAAAGCTAGGAGTAAGGAAGTTCAATGTCAACACCGAGGTGCGAAAGGCTTATATGGATTCATTAAACAGCTCCAAGAAAGATCTCATCCAAGTCATGACCTCTGCCAAGGAGGCCATGAAGGCTGTGGTTGCAGAGAAGATGCGTCTATTTGGTTCAgctggaaaagcatggtga
- the LOC113739699 gene encoding uncharacterized protein isoform X1 — translation MASGSQKIVSFLGLDEVGLELAASLLRSGYDVRAFETFSPLMDEFCKLGGKRCGNTTEMSKGLSALVILTCHSDHINEKILEQKGILKGLGKDAVIIVNATLPDVHINNLQKILKGGHHTDSIVDMFVSRAVSDDLNGKVMIISSGSSETTHRAQPILSAMCEKLYIFEGELGGGSKTKMVIELLEGAHFVASIEAISLGAQAGIHPWILYDIISNAAGNSWVFKNYLPQLLRGNQTKHHFLNALIQNVGTVLDMSKSLVFPLPLLTVAYQQLIAGSLHGRKDDEDATLLKVWENVLGVNITDAANSKSYNPEELAHQISAKSENVKRIGFIGLGAMGFGMATHLLKSDFSVTGYDVYKPTLSRFADAGGLIGSSPAEVSQDVDVLVIMVTNEAQAESVLYGDSGAVPALPSGASLILMSTVSPAFVKQLERRLQNEGKNLKLVDAPVSGGVKRASEGTLTIMASGTDEALKHSGSILSVLSEKLYIINGGCGSGSAVKMVNQLLAGVHIASAAEAMAFGAQLGLNTRLLFDVIRNSRGTSWMFENRTPHMLENDYTPLSALNIFVKDLGIVSHECSSRRIPLHIANVAHQLFLAGSAAGWGRLDDAAVVKVYEMLTGIKVEGKIPVLSKESILQSLPSEWPVDPIDDIHKLIEKSSKILVVLDDDPTGTQTVHDIEVLTEWNVEALIQQFKNRPKCFFILTNSRSLSSEKASKLVADICTNLYTASQSVNSTDYTIVLRGDSTLRGHFPEEVDAAVSILGEMDAWIICPFFLEGGRYTINDIHYVADSDRLIPAGETEFARDAAFGYKSSNLREWVEEKTGGRIPARSVASISIQLLRKGGPDAVCEHLCNLEKGSTCIVNAASDRDMAVFAAGMIQAEVKGKRFLCRTAASFVSARLGIIRKAPVLPNDLGINGERSGGLIVVGSYVPKTTKQVEELKSQCGHFLKSIEISVEKVAMRSTKERQDEITRTVEIADIYLRSCKDTLILTSRKLITGKTPSESLEINSKVSSALVEIVQRITTRPRYVLAKGGITSSDLATKALGARCAKIAGQALPGVPLWQLGPESKHPEVPYIVFPGNVGDSNALAEVVKQWASVRISSTKELLHNAERGGYAIGAFNVYNLEGVQAVVAAAEDEGSPAILQIHPSALKQGGTPLVACCISAAEQATVPITVHFDHGSSKQELLGVLELGFHSVMVDGSDLPFKENISYTKSIAEVAHTKNMVVEAELGRLSGTEDDLTVEDYEARLTDVTQANEFIDTTGIDALAVCIGNVHGKYPESGPNLRLDLLKDLYGLCSKKGVYVVLHGASGLPKELIEECIKLGVRKFNVNTEVRKAYMDSLNSSKKDLIQVMTSAKEAMKAVVAEKMRLFGSAGKAW, via the exons ATGGCTTCTGGAAGTCAAAAGATTGTGAGCTTTCTGGGATTGGATGAAGTCGGTTTGGAATTGGCCGCTTCCCTTCTCCGTTCTGGCTACGATGTCCGAGCTTTTGAG ACATTCAGTCCTTTGATGGATGAGTTTTGCAAGCTAGGGGGTAAAAGATGTGGAAACACTACAGAGATGAGCAAAG GTCTATCTGCTTTGGTCATTTTGACATGTCATAGTGACCACATAAATGAAAAAATTCTAGAGCAGAAGGGAATTTTAAAAG GCTTAGGAAAAGATGCAGTTATTATTGTCAATGCAACTTTACCAGATGTACATATTAACAATCTGCAGAAGATTCTAAAAG GTGGTCATCATACTGACTCCATTGTGGACATGTTTGTCTCTAGAGCTGTATCTGATGATCTGAATGGAAAAGTGATG ATAATATCCTCTGGAAGCTCGGAGACCACACATAGGGCACAGCCTATCCTCTCTG CTATGTGCGAAAAACTTTACATATTTGAGGGAGAGCTGGGAGGTGGAAG TAAAACAAAGATGGTGATTGAACTTCTTGAAGGAGCTCATTTTGTTGCTTCCATTGAAGCAATCTCTCTTGGTGCACAAGCTGGGATTCATCCATGGATACTTTATGATATCATATCAAATGCAGCTGGAAATTCGTG GGTTTTCAAAAACTATCTTCCCCAGTTGTTGAGGGGTAACCAGACCAAACATCATTTCCTCAATGCCTTGATTCAAAATGTG GGAACTGTTTTAGACATGTCAAAATCGCTTGTCTTCCCTCTTCCCCTGTTGACCGTTGCGTATCAGCAACTCATAGCAG GATCTTTGCATGGAAGAAAAGACGATGAAGATGCTACGTTGCTCAAG GTGTGGGAGAATGTACTTGGAGTAAATATTACTGATGCTGCTAATTCAAAAAGTTACAACCCCGAGGAACTTGCCCATCAAATTTCTGCCAAATCAGAAAATGTGAAGCGGATTGGTTTTATTGGTCTTGGAGCTATGGGGTTTGGCATGGCAACTCACCTGCTGAAGTCAGATTTCTCTGTTACTGGCTATGAT GTGTATAAACCAACACTATCTCGGTTTGCAGATGCAGGTGGCTTGATTGGAAGCTCTCCAGCAGAAGTATCACAAG ATGTGGATGTACTTGTAATAATGGTTACAAATGAGGCTCAAGCTGAAAGTGTTCTCTATGGCGACAGTGGAGCTGTGCCAG CTCTTCCATCTGGTGCCTCTCTTATCCTCATGTCAACTGTTTCTCCTGCATTTGTCAAGCAGCTTGAGCGACGCTTGCAGA atgaaggtaaaaatttgaaattggtGGATGCTCCTGTCTCTGGTGGGGTAAAGCGTGCCTCTGAAGGAACACTTACA ATTATGGCATCAGGAACAGATGAAGCTCTGAAGCATTCTGGTTCAATTCTTTCAG TCCTCAGTGAGAAGCTTTATATCATTAACGGAGGTTGTGGGTCTGGAAG TGCTGTAAAGATGGTAAATCAACTACTTGCTGGAGTTCATATTGCGTCAGCAGCTGAGGCAATGGCATTTGGCGCTCAGCTGGGTCTTAATACAAGATTGTTGTTTGATGTCATCAGAAATAGCAGGGGGACATCTTG GATGTTTGAGAATCGTACTCCTCACATGTTGGAAAATGACTATACACCGTTGTCTGCACTGAATATCTTTGTGAAGGATCTG GGCATTGTTTCTCATGAATGCTCATCCAGGCGGATTCCACTTCATATTGCAAATGTTGCACATCAGTTATTCTTGGCAG GTTCAGCTGCAGGATGGGGTCGATTGGATGATGCTGCTGTAGTGAAG GTTTATGAGATGCTTACTGGAATTAAGGTTGAGGGGAAAATTCCAGTTCTCAGTAAAGAATCCATCCTGCAATCTCTTCCATCTGAGTGGCCTGTGGATCCCATTGACGATATACATAAGCTAATTGAAAAGAGTTCAAAGATTTTAGTTGTCCTCGATGATGATCCAACTGGAACTCAAACTGTACATGATATTGAGGTATTGACAGAATG GAATGTTGAAGCACTCATTCAGCAATTCAAAAATAGGCCCAAATGTTTTTTCATTCTGACCAATTCCAGGTCACTGAGTTCTGAGAAG GCTAGTAAATTGGTAGCAGATATATGTACAAATCTATATACTGCATCTCAGTCAGTCAATAGCACGGACTATACAATTGTTCTGAGGGGTGATTCAACACTACGTGGTCATTTTCCAGAG GAAGTAGATGCAGCTGTTTCTATActgggagaaatggatgcatgGATAATCTGCCCATTTTTCCTAGAAGGAGGCCGTTACACTATTAATGATATACACTATGTTGCAGACTCTGATAG GCTTATCCCTGCTGGGGAAACCGAATTTGCTAGAGATGCTGCTTTTGGCTATAAATCTTCTAACCTCCGCGAG TGGGTGGAGGAGAAAACTGGTGGAAGAATACCTGCTAGAAGTGTGGCTTCTATATCCATTCAACTGCTAAGAAAAGGTGGACCAGATGCTGTTTGTGAACATCTATGCAATTTGGAGAAG GGTTCGACATGTATAGTTAATGCAGCTAGTGACAGAGATATGGCTGTGTTTGCTGCTGGAATGATTCAG GCTGAGGTGAAGGGAAAAAGGTTCTTATGCCGTACTGCTGCCAGTTTTGTTTCTGCAAGGCTTGGAATTATCAGAAAAGCTCCAGTTTTACCCAATGATCTTGGTATTAATGGAGAGAGGAGTGGTGGGCTTATCGTTGTTGGTTCCTACGTTCCAAAGACAACAAAGCAG GTTGAAGAACTTAAATCTCAATGTGGACATTTCTTAAAGAGTATTGAG ATCTCTGTGGAAAAAGTAGCCATGCGGTCAACAAAAGAGAGGCAGGATGAAATCACCCGAACAGTTGAGATAGCAGATATTTACCTTAGGAGTTGTAAAGACACTCTCATATTGACTAGCCGAAAACTTATAACAGGCAAAA CTCCTTCTGAAAGTTTAGAGATAAATTCCAAGGTGAGCTCTGCTCTGGTGGAAATAGTTCAGCGGATAACTACAAGACCCCGTTATGTTCTTGCGAAG GGTGGTATAACCTCTTCAGACCTTGCTACAAAAGCTCTTGGAGCAAGATGTGCCAAAATAGCTGGTCAGGCTTTACCTGGTGTTCCCTTGTGGCAGCTAGGTCCTGAAAGCAAACACCCTGAAGTACCGTATATTGTATTTCCAG GAAATGTCGGTGACAGTAATGCTTTAGCTGAAGTAGTAAAACAGTGGGCTAGTGTCAGAATCTCATCAACTAAGGAACTTCTCCAT AATGCAGAAAGAGGTGGATACGCCATTGGAGCTTTCAACGTGTATAATTTAGAAGGAGTTCAGGCAGTTGTTGCTGCAGCAGAGGATGAAGGAAGTCCTGCCATTTTACAG ATCCATCCTAGTGCTTTAAAACAAGGAGGAACCCCTTTGGTTGCCTGTTGTATCTCTGCTGCAGAACAAGCAACA GTCCCTATTACTGTTCACTTTGATCATGGAAGCTCAAAACAAGAGTTGTTGGGAGTTCTTGAGTTG GGATTTCATTCGGTCATGGTGGATGGTTCTGACCTTCCTTTCAAGGAGAATATATCATACACAAAATCCATTGCAGAAGTGGCGCACACCAAAAATATGGTGGTAGAAGCTGAATTGGGAAGATTGTCAGGAACTGAAGATGATCTGACTGTTGAAGATTATGAGGCTCGGCTAACTGATGTTACCCAG GCAAACGAGTTCATTGACACAACGGGTATAGACGCTTTGGCTGTGTGCATTGGGAATGTTCATGGAAAGTACCCTGAAAGTGGCCCAAATCTTAGACTTGATTTGCTCAAG GATCTTTATGGTCTGTGTTCAAAGAAAGGAGTTTATGTTGTTCTCCATGGAGCTTCTGGATTGCCGAAGGAGCTCATCGAG GAATGTATAAAGCTAGGAGTAAGGAAGTTCAATGTCAACACCGAGGTGCGAAAGGCTTATATGGATTCATTAAACAGCTCCAAGAAAGATCTCATCCAAGTCATGACCTCTGCCAAGGAGGCCATGAAGGCTGTGGTTGCAGAGAAGATGCGTCTATTTGGTTCAgctggaaaagcatggtga